The DNA region TTTATAAAGAAAATACCAACTGTAACAAACAATATTAAAGGTATTAATTTACCTGTTGTTACTATATTGTTCATTATTTTAGATATTTTAACTCCCATGATGTTCATTATACCAAGTAAAACAAGTATGCTTATAGCAATAACTTTTTGAACTAAAGGATTTTGAGCTGGTGCCCAAACTGCTCCCAATGCTGTAGGAAATCCCATAGCCATAGCAGCCCAAGCAATTATACTTATAGCCCATTTCATTATACCAACTTCAAAGCCAACAAACTCGCCAAAAGCATCTTTTGCATAAAGATAAGGTCCGCCATTGTTTTTATACATTCCGCCCATTTCAGCAAAACATAATGCTATAGAAATAACTAAAAAAGCATCAAAGATAATTACCCCTATACTCATAACCCCAACTTCAGCATAAGCCTGATTGGGAAGCAAAAAAATACCAGTTCCAACTATAGCATTAATACCAAGTAATACTATACTAAAGAGCCCTAACTTATTACCCGACATAAAAAACTCCTTAAAAATATTTTTTAAAAAACAATATAAGAGGTAAACAATTATCTCTTACAAACAGATATCAATTTTTTGAAAATATTTAAAGCGAAATCATAATGAGAATGCATCATTTCTGGGTGAAATTGTACCCCAAATACAAAATTGCCGTTTTCAGTATACTCTACACTTTCAACTATACCATCTGTAGAATGACTTGTAGCAATTAAGCCTTTACCCAAATCTTTAATAGCTAAATGGTGAAAAGAATTAACTCTTAAACTATCCCCTACTATCTCTCTAATAATACTGCCTTCTTTAGTTGTAATATTATGTGTAGGTTCATAAGGCTTAGCAGATTGAGAATGTTTTATATAACAATCTTTTATAAAAGATAAATCCTGATATAAACTTCCGCCAAAAGCAACATTAATAATTTGACAGCCTCGGCATATACCAAGTATAGGTTTTTTCATTTCTAAAGCATATTTTATTATTTTTAATTCATGATTATCTCTTCTTGGAAATATTCTTCCAAGTTTAGAGTTAACTTCCTCTCCCCAATATATAGGGTCAATATCATATCCTCCAGAAAGAACAATTCCATCAACATTAGAAATTTGTGCTTTTATATCATCATCATCATCTATCATCGGAATAATAAATGGTATGCCGCCAGCTCTTGTAACAGAAAGTACATAATCATCGTTTACATAAGCTCTCTCATAACCCGAAAAAACTCCGTCATTTTCAATAGCCAATATACTGCCGCTTATACCTATAATAGGTTTCATAAAATACTCCGTTTTAATAATTTTATAGTTTTAATTTCAAGTATAGTAAAAAATAAATCATTTGTCCAAAAAAACTTATATAATTTATAATACAAAGATAGTATTTCTACTCAAAATAATATTCAAATGGTATTTTAATTTTATGAAACAAGAAGGCCTCAATATTTTAGATAACATAAAAACAAAAATAAAAGAAATAGAAAATGAACTTATAAACATAAGAAGACATATACATTCATATCCAGAATTAAGCAATCAAGAATTTAACACTATGGAGTTTATATCAAATTATTTAAACTTGCATGAAATAAAACATAAAACAAAAATAGCAAATACTGGAATTATAGCAGATATTTTGGGAGAAGATAAAAGTTTTACTATTGCATTTAGGGCAGATATGGACGCTTTGCCTATAGAGGATTTAAAACATTGCAGCTATGCATCAAAAAATAAAGGAGTCTGTCATGCTTGCGGACATGATGTACATACTGCAATAAATATGGGTATAGCAAGAATATTTTCAAACAAAGATAAAAACTTCATTCCTCCATGCAATATAAGACTAATATTTCAGCCTGCAGAAGAAACAACGGGCGGAGCTTCTAATATGATAAAAGAAAATGCCTTGCATAATGTTAATATCACTTATGCTCTTCATGTAGATGTAAATTCTAACGTAGGAAATATCAAAATAACTGACAGTATAGTTAATGCAAGCTGTTTAGATTTCAAAATAAAAATATACGGCAAAAAATCTCATGGAGCTAATCCTGCTGACGGAGTAGATGCTATAGTAGTATCAGCAAATATTATAAACGCCATACAAACTATCATAAGCAGAAGCACATATGTTGGAGAAAATGCAGTTATTACAATAGGCACTATTAATGGAGGAAAAGCTACAAATGTAATATGTGATTATGTGGAAATGACTGGAACTATTAGGGCATTAAGAGACACCACCATTAACAGCATAATAAATAAAATGAAAAAAATAATTAAAAACATAGCTATATCAATGGAAGCAGACGGAGAGTTTATAGAAACCACTTATTTTCCTGGATTAATTAACTGGAAAGAAGCTGCAAATATTATAAGAGAAAATGCTATAGATTTATTAGGAGAGAAAAACGTATTAAATATAAAACCGTCTTTAGGAGCTGAAGATTTTTCTTATTTTATATTAAATAAGCCAGGAGCATTTTTTAATCTTGGTGCTAGAAACAATAAAAAATCAATAACACCTAATGCACATAGCGGTTTGTTTGATGTAGATGAATCTTGCATTGCAATAGGGCTTACATTGCAAATAATGAATATATATAAAACCTACCTTCAAAGAGAAAATTTCCCAATGGGAATGCATAGATAATATAATATTTTATAAATAATAAAAAAAACTTATTGACAAGATTATATTATAAAATATAATCTTTCTAAAAAATCTATACTAAGGGTGGGTAATATGAAAAAATATATTATTATTCTTACCGCTTTATTCTTATCTATTTTATCTTGTACAAATAAAAAGACTATCGACGAAAACACTATTTATGTAAATCTTGGAGCAGAACCAAAAACTATAGACCCTGCTCTAAATATTACATTACAAGGCTCTACTTATGTAACGCATTTATTTGAATGCTTAACTACAAAATATAAAGATATAGCCATTCAGCCAGGTGCTGCAGAAAGTTGGGATATATCTGAAGACGGTCTTACATATATATTTCATTTAAGAACCAACGGTAAATGGTCTGACGGAAAACCTCTAACAGCAAAAGATTTTGAATATTCTTGGAAGAGAGTTGTTGATCCAAATACAGCAAGCGAGCCTAGTTATTTATTTGAGCCTATACTTAACTTTTCTAATGTAAATGCTGGATATATGCCTGTTGATGAGTTTGGTATAAAAGCTTTAGATGATTATACATTAGAAGTAAAACTAGAATATCCTACTGCTTATTTTTTGGAGCTTGTAAATCTTCCTGTATTTTCACCTGTAAGAAAAGATATGGTTGAAAAAAATCCTGATAATTGGACTAGAGACCCTAAAACTTGTATTGGTAATGGTGCTTTTATGTTGAAAGAGAGAAAACCAGATGAAAGCATTACTGTTGTAAAAAATACTAATTATTGGGGAGCTGATACAATAGTGGCTGAAAGAATTAAATTCGTTCTTATGGATAATCCTAATTCTGCAGTTGCTGGTGTTAAAGAAGGCTCTCTTCATTTCTCTGACCAATTTCCATATCAAGATGTAGACACATTAAGAGAAGAAGGTTTAATAGATACAGCAACAAGAATAGGTACTCAATATTATGCACTCAACACTACAAATGAAACTCTAAAAGACAAAAGAGTAAGAAAAGCATTATCACTTGCTATAGACAGAAATTATATAGTAGATAATATTATAAAATCTGGTAAGCCAGCTGGTGCATTAGTACCTTGGGGGGTTACAGATGTTGAAGGATATTTTAGAGATAATGCCGGTGAATATATAAGCACAAATAAAGCAGATTATCAAAAAAATGTAGAAGAAGCTAAAAGGTTAATGGCAGAAGCAGGATATCCAAACGGAGAGGGTTTTCCTGTATTAGAGTTTTATCTTACATTTAGTAATGATATACCTATGTTTGAAGCTGTACAGAATATGTGGAAAGAGAATCTTGGTATAGATGTTAAACTTACACAAATGGAGTTTGCACCGTTTATTCATGCATTTAGAACAGAGAGAAATTATACTATGGCAGCTGCAAGTTGGACTGGAAGCTATAACGATCCTACTACTTTTTTAGGTATGTTTGTTAGCTATTCATATAAAAACCACTCTCTATTTACAAACCAAGCTTTTGATGAAGCAATTAGTATAGCATCAAAAACTACTGACCAAAATATTAGAATGAGAGAATTACACAAAGCAGAAAAAATACTTATAGAAGATGAAGCTGTTATTATACCTATAGCGTATTTTGAACCTGCTGTATTAAAAAGCCCTAAATTAAAAGATGTGTTCTATATACCTTTTGCTCAATATAAATTTTCTTATTCATATTTAGAAAAATAATTTTATATTAATAATTTATTATTTTTTATATCCTTATTATTGATAATAATAAGGATATTTTTTTAAATTAACTTTGCTTAATATAATATATTGACAAGTAATCAATCTATAATATATAATACTGCACTAAAATACATATTAATTTTTTGAGCAAAAACATGAACAATAATCATTTGATTAAAAATAAATTATTTGGAAATTTAGATTTTTACAAATTATGCATTTCAATAGCTGTACCTGTAATGCTTCAGCAGCTTATAATGGGAATGGTATCATTAATAGATAATTTTATGGTGGCAGAACTCGGTGATATAAAAATGGCTGCCGTAAATGTATCTAATCAGCTTAATTTTATATATTTAGTAATACTCAACACTTGTTATGGTGCGGGCGGAATATATATGGCACAAAATGCCGGTGCTGACAACAAAGAAGGTATGCAGCAGGCATTTAGATTTAAAGTAATACTTCCTTTTACTATATCAGCTATATATATGATATTAATGCTTATAAATCCAGAAATATTCATGCGTTTAATGACAAATGGAAACAATTCACAAGAGGCAATTTTAGCTTCAAGTACTAAATATATGAGTATAATAGCTTTTACATTTATACCAATATCAATTTCTGGGGCAATAGGAACTTCTTACAGAGAAATAGGTAAACCGCATATACCTCTTATAATATCAGTAATAGCAACATTCTGTAATACATTTGGAAACTATATTTTAATATACGGAAACTTTGGAGCTCCTAGACTTGAAGAAACTGGTGCTGCTATTGCAACTCTTATTGCTAGAATAATAGAGATGATATTATTTATAGTGTATATCAAATTGCATAAAGAAAAGTTTTATGTAAGAACTAGAGAAATTTTAAAAGTAAAACTTAATGTATTTTATTCTATGCTAAAGAAATCTAGTTTAATATTTTTAAGTGAAATAAGCTGGGGACTTAGCGAAATGTTTATGACGGCACTATACAACAGCAGAGGCGGTGCTGAAACTGTTGCGGGTATGGCTTCTGGTTTTACTATAGCTAATATATTTTATTTAGTATTTCAGGGAATATTTGTATCTACTATGGTTGTGGTTGGAGGAACACTTGGAAGGGGTGAACTTGAAGATGCAAAAAATAAAGCAAGGTGGATATTAAATGGGTCTGTTATAGCGGGGGCTGTAGTTGGGCTAGTGCAAATGTCTTCTACCCTATTAATACCTTTTATATTTTCAAAATTAACTCCAGATGCTCAGGGTATAACTAGAAGTTTAGTAATATTAATAGCTTCATATATGCCTGTTTGGACTTATATTAATGCTCAATTTGCTGTTTCGAGAGCTGGAGGTGATACGGTGTTTGGTTTTGCGGTAGATGTGCCTGTGTCTTTACTTATGTTTGCACCTTTGGCTTTGATACTTGCAAAGTTTACTACAGTAGGTCCTGTTGCTATGTTTGGTATAGCGAAATTAACTGACTTTGCAAAAATTACAATAGGTGTCATAATGCTTAAAAAAGAAAGATGGGTAAGAAAATTGACAGAATAAAAAAACTATTTTAGCAAAAAATATATTTTGTAAAACCACAAAATTTCTAGTATTTTTATACAAAATTGTTCATGTAATTATTAGTATTAAATATATTATATATAAACATTAAAACTTTTGAGCTATATATAATACCGCCATACTCTGTCATATTTAGTACAAAATATGATACAAGAGAAATTATAAGAGAAACTATAAATAGCATAACTATTGCCCCAAGAATCCTATCTACCCAAGATAAAAATATCATCTTTAAAACTTTTTTTATGCTATCTGCCGCCTTTGAAAGTATTATCCTTATTACAGAATAACTTATAAGAAATGACACTATTTTTAATATAATAGAATGGTCAAAATATTTAGAAGCATGATTATATATAATTGGTGCTATGATAAAAGTAGATATTATAGCTATCACTGGTATTGTAATTGATATAATACCTCTATAAAAACCATAAATAAATATAAATACTAAAAATATTATTACAACTATATCAATATTATTAAACATACACTATTTTTTCAATAAAGTTATTATAGGTTTAAAAGCCATACTGCTTTTATTTCTATGAGTGCTTATAATATTTGAAAGAGTTTCTATATAAGTATGCGAAGCAGATGAGTAATTACCTATTTTCTTTATAACATCATTAAGCTCATCTTTTACTTCTATAATTCTGCTAAAGCTTCCTAAAATTTTAATTATATCAGCACCCTGAGAATCTATTTTTAAGTTTAAGCTATTTTGAATATCAAGCATAGCTACAATATTTTCTCTTACAGAAGATACTATATCACTTTGCTCTTCTACTATATTATACATAACATTATTATATTTCTCTAATAATTTAAAATTTTCAAACTCTGTAGAAATTTTACTAATACGCTCTTCTATATTTTTAATATAAGCATCTATATTTTCAACAATTTTCTTAGTTTCATTTTCTATATTCTTACAATGCTCATCTATATAAAAAGAAGAGTTCTCTATTAAAACCAATCCGCCAAATATATCTGTAAGCATACTCTCTATAGATGCAGTACCCTTTGAAATCTCAAAAGATAATACCCCTATCTCTTTAGATACAACAGAAAAACTCTTACCCAAAACACCAGCCTTAGATGCTTGTATACCGGCATTGATAGAAAGCAAATTTGTTTTATTAGTCATATTTTTTATATATTCTATAGTATCATATATATCTTCTGTTACTTTGTTTACATCTTTAAAATTTTCAAAATGCTGTTTTATATCAGCAATAGTATTATTAGAACTCTCTTCTATATTCTTTTTTATTTCTTTTAAATCTTCATTTAAAGAAGATATTTGCTCATAAGATAAATTAGATACATTCATATTAGACATAGTCTGAGATAAAGCTCTAAAATGTTCTTGCATTTGATTTTTATATTTATCAAAAAAAGTAAATATAGTATTAGTAAACTTTATACCATCTCTAATAAGATGTTTTTTACTCTCTTTCGTATCTCCTAATTTGTTTTTTGAATCTATAACAGTATTTATTTTATTTTCTATAATGTTTAAAGCATCTTTATTCTCTTTATCTACTTCTAAAACAAACATAGAAGAATCCAT from Brachyspira pilosicoli P43/6/78 includes:
- a CDS encoding CvpA family protein, whose protein sequence is MFNNIDIVVIIFLVFIFIYGFYRGIISITIPVIAIISTFIIAPIIYNHASKYFDHSIILKIVSFLISYSVIRIILSKAADSIKKVLKMIFLSWVDRILGAIVMLFIVSLIISLVSYFVLNMTEYGGIIYSSKVLMFIYNIFNTNNYMNNFV
- a CDS encoding gamma-glutamyl-gamma-aminobutyrate hydrolase family protein, encoding MKPIIGISGSILAIENDGVFSGYERAYVNDDYVLSVTRAGGIPFIIPMIDDDDDIKAQISNVDGIVLSGGYDIDPIYWGEEVNSKLGRIFPRRDNHELKIIKYALEMKKPILGICRGCQIINVAFGGSLYQDLSFIKDCYIKHSQSAKPYEPTHNITTKEGSIIREIVGDSLRVNSFHHLAIKDLGKGLIATSHSTDGIVESVEYTENGNFVFGVQFHPEMMHSHYDFALNIFKKLISVCKR
- a CDS encoding MATE family efflux transporter, whose amino-acid sequence is MNNNHLIKNKLFGNLDFYKLCISIAVPVMLQQLIMGMVSLIDNFMVAELGDIKMAAVNVSNQLNFIYLVILNTCYGAGGIYMAQNAGADNKEGMQQAFRFKVILPFTISAIYMILMLINPEIFMRLMTNGNNSQEAILASSTKYMSIIAFTFIPISISGAIGTSYREIGKPHIPLIISVIATFCNTFGNYILIYGNFGAPRLEETGAAIATLIARIIEMILFIVYIKLHKEKFYVRTREILKVKLNVFYSMLKKSSLIFLSEISWGLSEMFMTALYNSRGGAETVAGMASGFTIANIFYLVFQGIFVSTMVVVGGTLGRGELEDAKNKARWILNGSVIAGAVVGLVQMSSTLLIPFIFSKLTPDAQGITRSLVILIASYMPVWTYINAQFAVSRAGGDTVFGFAVDVPVSLLMFAPLALILAKFTTVGPVAMFGIAKLTDFAKITIGVIMLKKERWVRKLTE
- a CDS encoding methyl-accepting chemotaxis protein; the encoded protein is MNILTNFIPGYNVSIIELLVPIIGTSMVFIFIMLYTILIVKTRQRTYIMVALALLLLLLYNIISFIIIFLGMSGNDVVLASNLYIINHIIFLLIIALLPINNRVFLKNEKIVGNISNLIIFITILIIASLVVVSIINKNTFFSTTLKSFPDNAFTVLGNGTFFVYLTYLSLIIYAMAFVPMVIDIFLGYSIVGNSIIILSNLLSFVLVITNIEFFNIRKDIYFDKLDLAVILSYLISSVAIFSSFTRNALESIRKDTILNNRLKSNLNIVTEINNISEKLNNIDRNFMDSSMFVLEVDKENKDALNIIENKINTVIDSKNKLGDTKESKKHLIRDGIKFTNTIFTFFDKYKNQMQEHFRALSQTMSNMNVSNLSYEQISSLNEDLKEIKKNIEESSNNTIADIKQHFENFKDVNKVTEDIYDTIEYIKNMTNKTNLLSINAGIQASKAGVLGKSFSVVSKEIGVLSFEISKGTASIESMLTDIFGGLVLIENSSFYIDEHCKNIENETKKIVENIDAYIKNIEERISKISTEFENFKLLEKYNNVMYNIVEEQSDIVSSVRENIVAMLDIQNSLNLKIDSQGADIIKILGSFSRIIEVKDELNDVIKKIGNYSSASHTYIETLSNIISTHRNKSSMAFKPIITLLKK
- a CDS encoding M20 metallopeptidase family protein translates to MKQEGLNILDNIKTKIKEIENELINIRRHIHSYPELSNQEFNTMEFISNYLNLHEIKHKTKIANTGIIADILGEDKSFTIAFRADMDALPIEDLKHCSYASKNKGVCHACGHDVHTAINMGIARIFSNKDKNFIPPCNIRLIFQPAEETTGGASNMIKENALHNVNITYALHVDVNSNVGNIKITDSIVNASCLDFKIKIYGKKSHGANPADGVDAIVVSANIINAIQTIISRSTYVGENAVITIGTINGGKATNVICDYVEMTGTIRALRDTTINSIINKMKKIIKNIAISMEADGEFIETTYFPGLINWKEAANIIRENAIDLLGEKNVLNIKPSLGAEDFSYFILNKPGAFFNLGARNNKKSITPNAHSGLFDVDESCIAIGLTLQIMNIYKTYLQRENFPMGMHR
- a CDS encoding peptide ABC transporter substrate-binding protein, coding for MKKYIIILTALFLSILSCTNKKTIDENTIYVNLGAEPKTIDPALNITLQGSTYVTHLFECLTTKYKDIAIQPGAAESWDISEDGLTYIFHLRTNGKWSDGKPLTAKDFEYSWKRVVDPNTASEPSYLFEPILNFSNVNAGYMPVDEFGIKALDDYTLEVKLEYPTAYFLELVNLPVFSPVRKDMVEKNPDNWTRDPKTCIGNGAFMLKERKPDESITVVKNTNYWGADTIVAERIKFVLMDNPNSAVAGVKEGSLHFSDQFPYQDVDTLREEGLIDTATRIGTQYYALNTTNETLKDKRVRKALSLAIDRNYIVDNIIKSGKPAGALVPWGVTDVEGYFRDNAGEYISTNKADYQKNVEEAKRLMAEAGYPNGEGFPVLEFYLTFSNDIPMFEAVQNMWKENLGIDVKLTQMEFAPFIHAFRTERNYTMAAASWTGSYNDPTTFLGMFVSYSYKNHSLFTNQAFDEAISIASKTTDQNIRMRELHKAEKILIEDEAVIIPIAYFEPAVLKSPKLKDVFYIPFAQYKFSYSYLEK